One region of Pan paniscus chromosome 5, NHGRI_mPanPan1-v2.0_pri, whole genome shotgun sequence genomic DNA includes:
- the STX11 gene encoding syntaxin-11 isoform X1 — protein MEQPQGDEMDEGEEEEKKARSQPQSKMKDRLAELLDLSKQYDQQFPDGDDEFDSPREDIVFETDHILESLYRDIQDIQDENQLLVADVKRLGKQNARFLTSMRRLSSIKRDTNSIAKAIKARGEVIHCKLRAMKELSEAAEAQHGPHSAVARISRAQYNALTLTFQRAMHDYNQAEMKQRDNCKIRIQRQLEIMGKEVSGDQIEDMFEQGKWDVFSENLLADVKGARAALNEIESRHRELLRLESRIRDVHELFLQMAVLVEKQADTLNVIELNVQKTVDYTGQAKAQVRKAVQYEEKNPCRTLCCFCCPCLK, from the coding sequence GCAAAATGAAAGACCGGCTAGCAGAACTTCTGGACTTGTCCAAGCAATATGACCAGCAGTTCCCAGACGGGGACGATGAGTTTGACTCGCCCCGCGAGGACATCGTGTTCGAGACGGACCACATCCTGGAGTCCCTGTACCGAGACATCCAGGACATTCAGGATGAAAACCAGCTGCTGGTGGCCGACGTGAAGCGTCTGGGAAAGCAGAACGCCCGCTTCCTCACGTCCATGCGGCGCCTCAGCAGCATCAAGCGCGACACCAACTCCATCGCCAAGGCCATCAAGGCCCGGGGCGAGGTCATCCACTGCAAGCTGCGCGCCATGAAGGAGCTGAGCGAGGCGGCTGAGGCCCAGCACGGCCCGCACTCGGCAGTGGCGCGCATTTCGCGGGCGCAGTACAACGCGCTCACCCTCACCTTCCAGCGCGCCATGCACGACTACAACCAGGCCGAGATGAAGCAGCGCGACAACTGCAAGATCCGCATCCAGCGCCAGCTGGAGATCATGGGCAAGGAAGTCTCGGGCGACCAGATCGAGGACATGTTCGAGCAGGGTAAGTGGGACGTGTTTTCCGAGAACTTGCTGGCCGACGTGAAGGGCGCGCGGGCCGCCCTCAACGAGATCGAGAGCCGCCACCGCGAACTGCTGCGCCTGGAGAGCCGCATCCGCGACGTACACGAGCTCttcttgcagatggcggtgctggTGGAGAAGCAGGCCGACACCCTGAACGTCATCGAGCTCAACGTACAAAAGACGGTCGACTACACCGGCCAGGCCAAGGCGCAGGTGCGGAAGGCCGTGCAGTACGAGGAGAAGAACCCCTGCCGGACCCTCTGCTGCTTCTGCTGTCCCTGCCTCAAGTAG
- the STX11 gene encoding syntaxin-11 isoform X2 — MKDRLAELLDLSKQYDQQFPDGDDEFDSPREDIVFETDHILESLYRDIQDIQDENQLLVADVKRLGKQNARFLTSMRRLSSIKRDTNSIAKAIKARGEVIHCKLRAMKELSEAAEAQHGPHSAVARISRAQYNALTLTFQRAMHDYNQAEMKQRDNCKIRIQRQLEIMGKEVSGDQIEDMFEQGKWDVFSENLLADVKGARAALNEIESRHRELLRLESRIRDVHELFLQMAVLVEKQADTLNVIELNVQKTVDYTGQAKAQVRKAVQYEEKNPCRTLCCFCCPCLK, encoded by the coding sequence ATGAAAGACCGGCTAGCAGAACTTCTGGACTTGTCCAAGCAATATGACCAGCAGTTCCCAGACGGGGACGATGAGTTTGACTCGCCCCGCGAGGACATCGTGTTCGAGACGGACCACATCCTGGAGTCCCTGTACCGAGACATCCAGGACATTCAGGATGAAAACCAGCTGCTGGTGGCCGACGTGAAGCGTCTGGGAAAGCAGAACGCCCGCTTCCTCACGTCCATGCGGCGCCTCAGCAGCATCAAGCGCGACACCAACTCCATCGCCAAGGCCATCAAGGCCCGGGGCGAGGTCATCCACTGCAAGCTGCGCGCCATGAAGGAGCTGAGCGAGGCGGCTGAGGCCCAGCACGGCCCGCACTCGGCAGTGGCGCGCATTTCGCGGGCGCAGTACAACGCGCTCACCCTCACCTTCCAGCGCGCCATGCACGACTACAACCAGGCCGAGATGAAGCAGCGCGACAACTGCAAGATCCGCATCCAGCGCCAGCTGGAGATCATGGGCAAGGAAGTCTCGGGCGACCAGATCGAGGACATGTTCGAGCAGGGTAAGTGGGACGTGTTTTCCGAGAACTTGCTGGCCGACGTGAAGGGCGCGCGGGCCGCCCTCAACGAGATCGAGAGCCGCCACCGCGAACTGCTGCGCCTGGAGAGCCGCATCCGCGACGTACACGAGCTCttcttgcagatggcggtgctggTGGAGAAGCAGGCCGACACCCTGAACGTCATCGAGCTCAACGTACAAAAGACGGTCGACTACACCGGCCAGGCCAAGGCGCAGGTGCGGAAGGCCGTGCAGTACGAGGAGAAGAACCCCTGCCGGACCCTCTGCTGCTTCTGCTGTCCCTGCCTCAAGTAG